One Vigna unguiculata cultivar IT97K-499-35 chromosome 7, ASM411807v1, whole genome shotgun sequence genomic region harbors:
- the LOC114190211 gene encoding geraniol 8-hydroxylase-like isoform X1, whose protein sequence is MILLMYMDTVATTALIFMLACAIMHGLRSLYARTRKSNYKLPPGPSLVTIIRNSRQLYKKPQQTMAKLAKFYGPIMRFTIGQSTTIVISSTIAAKEILQTHDTLFSDRTNPDITTSYNHNHYSLVFLPVSPLWQELRKICHGNLFSAKTLDASQDLRRTKLQELLTDIRQKSLAGEVVDVGRAAFMACINFLSYTFVSKDFVPSVGNGEYKHVVGTLLKATGTPNLVDYFPFLRVFDPQGIRRHTTNYIDKLFDVLDPIIDERMKMRQEENYVTSHDMLDILLDISQKSSEKIHRKQIKHLFLDLLVAGTDTTAYGLERTMTELMHSPEAMRKVKKELAEVIGVGKAVEESDVARLPYMQAVIKESLRMHPPAPLLLPRRAKTDVEVCGWTVPKGAQVLINEWAIGRSPEVWDDAHVFSPERFLDSDIDVKGRHFKLTPFGSGRRICPGSPLAVRMLHLMLGSLVNCFDWKLENNMEPKDMDLDESLRAIPVPL, encoded by the exons ATGATTCTTCTTATGT ATATGGACACTGTAGCCACTACTGCACTGATCTTCATGTTGGCATGCGCCATCATGCATGGTCTTCGTTCACTCTATGCAAGGACCAGAAAATCGAACTACAAGCTCCCACCAGGACCATCCCTAGTCACCATCATCAGAAACTCTCGTCAACTGTACAAGAAGCCACAGCAGACAATGGCCAAGCTTGCCAAATTCTATGGCCCCATAATGCGTTTCACCATCGGCCAATCAACCACCATAGTAATCTCTTCGACAATCGCCGCCAAAGAGATTCTCCAAACCCATGACACCCTATTTTCCGACAGAACAAACCCCGACATCACAACCTCCTACAACCACAACCATTACAGCTTGGTCTTTCTCCCTGTCTCACCCCTCTGGCAAGAACTCAGAAAAATCTGCCACGGAAACTTGTTTTCCGCCAAAACCCTTGACGCAAGCCAGGACCTTAGACGCACGAAACTGCAGGAACTGCTCACTGATATCCGCCAAAAAAGCCTTGCCGGCGAAGTGGTGGATGTCGGAAGAGCAGCATTCATGGCCTGCATTAACTTTTTGTCGTACACTTTTGTGTCAAAGGATTTTGTTCCCTCTGTAGGTAATGGTGAGTACAAGCACGTTGTGGGGACTCTCTTGAAAGCAACAGGAACGCCGAATCTGGTGGATTACTTCCCGTTTTTGAGGGTTTTCGACCCACAAGGCATAAGAAGACACACCACGAATTACATAGACAAGTTGTTCGATGTGTTGGACCCCATAATCGATGAACGCATGAAGATGAGGCAAGAGGAGAATTATGTCACCAGCCATGACATGCTTGATATCTTGCTTGACATTTCTCAAAAGAGCAGCGAAAAGATACACAGAAAGCAGATCAAACATTTATTCCTT GATCTACTGGTTGCGGGGACTGATACGACGGCGTACGGCTTAGAACGGACGATGACGGAGCTAATGCACAGCCCGGAGGCGATGCGGAAGGTGAAGAAGGAGTTGGCGGAAGTGATCGGAGTGGGGAAGGCGGTGGAGGAATCGGACGTGGCGAGGCTTCCGTATATGCAAGCGGTGATAAAAGAGAGTCTCCGCATGCACCCACCGGCGCCGCTTCTGCTTCCGCGAAGGGCGAAAACAGACGTGGAAGTGTGCGGGTGGACGGTGCCAAAGGGTGCTCAGGTGCTGATAAACGAGTGGGCCATAGGGAGGAGCCCGGAGGTGTGGGACGATGCACATGTGTTCTCGCCGGAGAGATTCTTGGACTCCGACATCGACGTGAAAGGTCGACACTTTAAGCTGACGCCGTTCGGCAGTGGCCGCCGCATCTGCCCTGGCTCTCCACTCGCCGTCAGAATGTTGCACCTCATGCTGGGTTCTCTCGTTAACTGCTTCGATTGGAAACTCGAAAACAACATGGAACCTAAGGATATGGACCTGGATGAATCGCTTAGGGCAATTCCTGTTCCACTGTAA
- the LOC114190211 gene encoding geraniol 8-hydroxylase-like isoform X2 has protein sequence MDTVATTALIFMLACAIMHGLRSLYARTRKSNYKLPPGPSLVTIIRNSRQLYKKPQQTMAKLAKFYGPIMRFTIGQSTTIVISSTIAAKEILQTHDTLFSDRTNPDITTSYNHNHYSLVFLPVSPLWQELRKICHGNLFSAKTLDASQDLRRTKLQELLTDIRQKSLAGEVVDVGRAAFMACINFLSYTFVSKDFVPSVGNGEYKHVVGTLLKATGTPNLVDYFPFLRVFDPQGIRRHTTNYIDKLFDVLDPIIDERMKMRQEENYVTSHDMLDILLDISQKSSEKIHRKQIKHLFLDLLVAGTDTTAYGLERTMTELMHSPEAMRKVKKELAEVIGVGKAVEESDVARLPYMQAVIKESLRMHPPAPLLLPRRAKTDVEVCGWTVPKGAQVLINEWAIGRSPEVWDDAHVFSPERFLDSDIDVKGRHFKLTPFGSGRRICPGSPLAVRMLHLMLGSLVNCFDWKLENNMEPKDMDLDESLRAIPVPL, from the exons ATGGACACTGTAGCCACTACTGCACTGATCTTCATGTTGGCATGCGCCATCATGCATGGTCTTCGTTCACTCTATGCAAGGACCAGAAAATCGAACTACAAGCTCCCACCAGGACCATCCCTAGTCACCATCATCAGAAACTCTCGTCAACTGTACAAGAAGCCACAGCAGACAATGGCCAAGCTTGCCAAATTCTATGGCCCCATAATGCGTTTCACCATCGGCCAATCAACCACCATAGTAATCTCTTCGACAATCGCCGCCAAAGAGATTCTCCAAACCCATGACACCCTATTTTCCGACAGAACAAACCCCGACATCACAACCTCCTACAACCACAACCATTACAGCTTGGTCTTTCTCCCTGTCTCACCCCTCTGGCAAGAACTCAGAAAAATCTGCCACGGAAACTTGTTTTCCGCCAAAACCCTTGACGCAAGCCAGGACCTTAGACGCACGAAACTGCAGGAACTGCTCACTGATATCCGCCAAAAAAGCCTTGCCGGCGAAGTGGTGGATGTCGGAAGAGCAGCATTCATGGCCTGCATTAACTTTTTGTCGTACACTTTTGTGTCAAAGGATTTTGTTCCCTCTGTAGGTAATGGTGAGTACAAGCACGTTGTGGGGACTCTCTTGAAAGCAACAGGAACGCCGAATCTGGTGGATTACTTCCCGTTTTTGAGGGTTTTCGACCCACAAGGCATAAGAAGACACACCACGAATTACATAGACAAGTTGTTCGATGTGTTGGACCCCATAATCGATGAACGCATGAAGATGAGGCAAGAGGAGAATTATGTCACCAGCCATGACATGCTTGATATCTTGCTTGACATTTCTCAAAAGAGCAGCGAAAAGATACACAGAAAGCAGATCAAACATTTATTCCTT GATCTACTGGTTGCGGGGACTGATACGACGGCGTACGGCTTAGAACGGACGATGACGGAGCTAATGCACAGCCCGGAGGCGATGCGGAAGGTGAAGAAGGAGTTGGCGGAAGTGATCGGAGTGGGGAAGGCGGTGGAGGAATCGGACGTGGCGAGGCTTCCGTATATGCAAGCGGTGATAAAAGAGAGTCTCCGCATGCACCCACCGGCGCCGCTTCTGCTTCCGCGAAGGGCGAAAACAGACGTGGAAGTGTGCGGGTGGACGGTGCCAAAGGGTGCTCAGGTGCTGATAAACGAGTGGGCCATAGGGAGGAGCCCGGAGGTGTGGGACGATGCACATGTGTTCTCGCCGGAGAGATTCTTGGACTCCGACATCGACGTGAAAGGTCGACACTTTAAGCTGACGCCGTTCGGCAGTGGCCGCCGCATCTGCCCTGGCTCTCCACTCGCCGTCAGAATGTTGCACCTCATGCTGGGTTCTCTCGTTAACTGCTTCGATTGGAAACTCGAAAACAACATGGAACCTAAGGATATGGACCTGGATGAATCGCTTAGGGCAATTCCTGTTCCACTGTAA